In one window of Kitasatospora sp. MMS16-BH015 DNA:
- a CDS encoding MFS transporter has protein sequence MTKGLEQHQDAGALRLGTARGRWVIAATTLGSGMALLDGTVVNVALPRIGTDLGASIAALQWTVNAYLLTLAGLILLGGSLGDRFGRRRIYLIGVAWFALASALCAVAPNVGVLIGARALQGIGGALLTPGSLAMLQATFHPDDRSGAVGVWSGFGGIAAAVGPFLGGWLVDGPGWRWIFLINVPLAALVIAVTTRHVPESRDEQASGHFDVRGAVLAALALTGVTYALTEGGRGFSALAGVAGLLLGAAFVVAERRSPEPMLPPELFSSRLFTAVNLVTLCVYGAFSGIFLLLMVQLQTVSGFAPLVAGLALLPITLLMLAFSGRAGQFGRRVGPRLPLTLGPLVCAAGVLLMLRIGPSSSYWLGVLPAVVVLGCGMTVLVAPLTATVLAAVEDRRAGIASGVNNAAARAAGLLAVAALPALSGLSGDSYQVPTEVDAAFRTAMLICAALLTTGALLAALTIRNPRTPAPTPDCTWYCDSTNPPLD, from the coding sequence GTGACCAAGGGACTCGAACAGCACCAGGACGCCGGCGCCCTGCGCCTCGGCACGGCGCGGGGGCGCTGGGTGATCGCCGCGACCACGCTCGGCTCGGGGATGGCCCTGCTCGACGGCACCGTCGTCAACGTCGCCCTCCCCCGGATCGGCACCGACCTGGGCGCCTCGATCGCCGCCCTGCAGTGGACGGTCAACGCCTATCTGCTCACCCTCGCCGGGCTGATCCTGCTCGGCGGCTCGCTCGGTGACCGCTTCGGCCGCCGCCGGATCTACCTGATCGGCGTCGCCTGGTTCGCCCTCGCCTCCGCGCTCTGCGCCGTGGCCCCGAACGTCGGCGTGCTGATCGGCGCCCGCGCCCTCCAGGGCATCGGCGGCGCGCTGCTCACCCCCGGCTCGCTCGCCATGCTCCAGGCCACCTTCCACCCGGACGACCGCTCGGGCGCGGTCGGCGTCTGGTCCGGCTTCGGCGGCATCGCGGCCGCCGTCGGGCCCTTCCTGGGCGGTTGGCTGGTGGACGGGCCGGGCTGGCGATGGATCTTCCTGATCAACGTGCCGCTGGCCGCCCTGGTCATCGCCGTCACCACCCGCCACGTGCCCGAGAGCCGCGACGAGCAGGCCTCCGGCCACTTCGACGTCCGGGGCGCGGTGCTCGCCGCCCTCGCCCTCACCGGTGTCACCTACGCGCTCACCGAGGGCGGGCGCGGGTTCTCCGCCCTGGCCGGGGTCGCCGGGCTCCTCCTGGGCGCGGCCTTCGTGGTGGCGGAGCGGCGCAGCCCCGAGCCGATGCTGCCGCCGGAGCTGTTCTCCTCCCGCCTGTTCACGGCGGTCAACCTGGTGACGCTCTGCGTCTACGGCGCCTTCAGCGGGATCTTCCTGCTGCTGATGGTCCAGCTCCAGACCGTCTCCGGCTTCGCCCCGCTGGTCGCCGGTCTCGCCCTGCTGCCCATCACGTTGCTGATGCTGGCCTTCTCCGGCCGGGCCGGTCAGTTCGGCCGCAGGGTCGGGCCCCGCCTGCCGCTCACCCTGGGGCCGCTGGTCTGCGCGGCCGGGGTGCTGCTGATGCTGCGGATCGGCCCGAGCTCCTCCTACTGGCTGGGCGTGCTGCCCGCCGTGGTGGTCCTCGGCTGCGGCATGACCGTCCTGGTCGCCCCGCTCACCGCCACCGTCCTGGCCGCCGTCGAGGACCGCCGCGCCGGCATCGCCAGCGGTGTCAACAACGCCGCCGCCCGCGCCGCCGGCCTTCTCGCCGTGGCCGCCCTCCCCGCCCTGTCCGGCCTCTCCGGCGACTCCTACCAGGTCCCCACCGAGGTGGACGCGGCCTTCCGCACCGCCATGCTCATCTGCGCCGCCCTCCTCACTACCGGAGCCCTCCTGGCCGCCCTCACCATCCGCAACCCCCGGACGCCGGCCCCCACCCCCGACTGCACCTGGTACTGCGACAGCACCAACCCCCCACTCGACTAG
- a CDS encoding DJ-1/PfpI family protein, translated as MAAKILIVTGDAAESLEVFYPYQRLLEEGYEVHVAAPSRKTLQFVVHDFVDGFDTYTEKPGYTWPADLAFEEVDPAEYVALVLPGGRAPEYLRNNPEVKRITAHFFAADKPVAQLCHGPLITLAAGALAGRRTAAYPALEPDVVAGGAGFVDGDAVVDGVLVSGRAWPDHPGWMRAFVQVLREKAPVE; from the coding sequence ATGGCTGCGAAGATCCTGATCGTCACGGGGGACGCGGCGGAGTCGCTGGAGGTGTTCTACCCGTACCAGCGGCTGCTGGAGGAGGGGTACGAGGTGCACGTCGCTGCGCCGAGCCGCAAGACGCTGCAGTTCGTGGTGCACGACTTCGTGGACGGCTTCGACACCTACACCGAGAAGCCCGGGTACACCTGGCCGGCCGACCTGGCCTTCGAGGAGGTGGACCCGGCCGAGTACGTGGCGCTGGTGCTGCCCGGCGGGCGGGCGCCGGAGTACCTGCGGAACAACCCCGAGGTGAAGCGGATCACCGCGCACTTCTTCGCGGCGGACAAGCCGGTGGCCCAGCTCTGCCACGGCCCGCTCATCACGCTGGCCGCCGGTGCGCTCGCCGGCCGGCGGACGGCGGCCTACCCCGCGCTGGAGCCGGACGTGGTGGCGGGCGGCGCCGGTTTCGTGGACGGGGACGCCGTGGTGGACGGCGTGCTGGTCTCTGGCCGGGCCTGGCCGGACCACCCGGGGTGGATGCGGGCCTTCGTGCAGGTGCTGCGGGAGAAGGCGCCGGTCGAGTAG
- a CDS encoding NAD(P)H-binding protein, which translates to MDVVIAGGHGKIALRLERLLAGRGDTVTGLIRRAGQAGALEALGARPVLCDLEAVAAAELAEVLRGADAVVFAAGAGPSSGSARKESVDRGAAALLADAAELAGVRSYLMISSMGLGAAETDAVDEEFRVYLRAKAAAEEDLRSRAGLEWTVLRPGVLTDSPGGGSVRLAEPPVPMGEVSRDDVAAVLLALLDAGPAVAGLTLELTVGGVGVTAAVEALTRGA; encoded by the coding sequence ATGGACGTGGTGATCGCTGGTGGACACGGCAAGATCGCGCTGCGGCTGGAGCGGTTGCTCGCCGGGCGCGGGGACACGGTGACCGGACTGATCCGGCGGGCCGGGCAGGCGGGGGCGTTGGAGGCCCTCGGCGCCCGGCCCGTGCTGTGTGACCTGGAGGCCGTGGCGGCGGCCGAGCTGGCGGAGGTGCTGCGGGGCGCCGACGCCGTGGTCTTCGCGGCCGGGGCCGGCCCGTCGAGCGGGAGCGCCCGGAAGGAGAGCGTGGACCGGGGCGCGGCGGCGCTGTTGGCCGATGCGGCCGAGCTGGCCGGGGTGCGGAGCTATCTGATGATCAGCTCGATGGGCCTCGGCGCCGCCGAGACGGATGCCGTGGACGAGGAGTTCCGGGTCTACCTGCGGGCGAAGGCCGCCGCCGAGGAGGACCTGCGGAGCCGGGCCGGCCTGGAGTGGACGGTGCTGCGGCCGGGCGTGCTGACCGATTCGCCCGGGGGCGGGTCGGTCCGGTTGGCGGAGCCGCCGGTGCCGATGGGGGAGGTCTCCCGGGACGACGTGGCGGCGGTGCTGCTGGCCCTGTTGGACGCGGGCCCGGCGGTGGCCGGCCTGACCCTGGAGCTGACGGTGGGCGGGGTGGGGGTGACGGCCGCCGTGGAGGCCCTCACGCGTGGGGCGTGA
- a CDS encoding MarR family winged helix-turn-helix transcriptional regulator produces the protein MTNPRTAPPTLTDLTTYLLSKTGKAARTRLTTRLAARGLRLWHMAVLAALADFGPHAQRELADRLAIDPSDVVKILDELGSAGYVERSRDTTDRRRFSVTLTPSGLALLATLTTEAEEVQDEILAPLTPAERTQLHTLLSRLTPHA, from the coding sequence ATGACGAACCCGCGGACGGCCCCGCCCACCCTCACGGATCTCACCACCTACCTGCTCTCCAAGACCGGCAAGGCCGCCCGCACCCGTCTCACCACCCGCCTGGCCGCCCGCGGCCTGCGGCTCTGGCACATGGCCGTCCTCGCCGCCCTCGCCGATTTCGGGCCGCACGCGCAGCGCGAACTCGCCGACCGCCTGGCCATCGACCCGAGCGACGTGGTGAAGATCCTCGACGAGCTCGGCAGCGCCGGCTACGTCGAACGCAGCCGCGACACCACCGACCGCCGCCGCTTCAGCGTCACCCTCACCCCCTCCGGCCTGGCCCTGCTCGCCACCCTCACCACCGAGGCCGAAGAGGTCCAGGACGAGATCCTCGCCCCACTCACCCCCGCCGAGCGCACCCAGCTCCACACCCTCCTGAGCCGCCTCACGCCCCACGCGTGA
- a CDS encoding VOC family protein, whose product MDALHPRLLVGDFGASFRFYAAVLPELVGAELARGSAEGPYASWDVGGEGVLALFDRAGMGGAGDSGGGGGGVMLVSRVADVDAGYGLCLRHGAVGVAEPADRPEWGPGLRVAHLRDPEGNLWELQAY is encoded by the coding sequence ATGGACGCGTTGCATCCGCGGTTGCTGGTGGGGGATTTCGGGGCGAGCTTCCGGTTCTACGCGGCGGTGCTGCCCGAGCTGGTCGGGGCGGAGCTGGCGCGGGGTTCGGCCGAGGGGCCGTACGCGAGTTGGGACGTGGGCGGGGAGGGCGTGCTGGCGCTGTTCGACCGGGCCGGGATGGGCGGGGCGGGCGATTCCGGTGGGGGTGGGGGCGGGGTGATGCTGGTGAGCCGGGTGGCGGATGTGGACGCCGGGTACGGGCTCTGCCTGCGGCACGGCGCGGTCGGCGTGGCCGAGCCGGCGGACCGGCCGGAGTGGGGGCCTGGGCTGCGGGTGGCGCACCTGCGGGATCCGGAGGGGAACCTCTGGGAGCTGCAGGCGTACTGA
- a CDS encoding M56 family metallopeptidase, which produces MGVFVFLPLVLPLTALPIARLAGHSLHPRATTRLLTAVGAVLALCSTLCLTLLMVVGTAQLPGNPLPDSWSDPEVRAAVPYAEVSGTVAIAALAAVLLRCGLILARHYRVRHRARRALAGLPATLAVLPDPDPYAYALPGAPGRVVVSTGMLDCLDPAERRALIAHERAHLTGRHHRFLLTSQLAAGLNPFLRPLRTAVAFGTERWADEDAAQAVGDRRLTARAVGKAALHTHRTPHPGLAAFAESGPVPRRVAALLAPVPPSHHWPPPHTPTALATLIAAAGTAASAASATNAAIALLLVLKAATPL; this is translated from the coding sequence GTGGGCGTCTTCGTCTTCCTCCCGCTCGTCCTGCCCCTGACGGCCCTGCCGATCGCCCGACTGGCCGGCCACTCCCTGCACCCCCGGGCCACCACCCGCCTGCTCACGGCCGTCGGCGCGGTGCTCGCGCTCTGCAGCACGCTCTGCCTGACCCTCCTGATGGTGGTCGGCACCGCCCAACTCCCGGGCAACCCGCTGCCGGACAGCTGGTCCGACCCCGAGGTGCGGGCCGCCGTGCCGTACGCCGAGGTCTCCGGCACGGTGGCCATCGCCGCCCTCGCGGCCGTCCTGCTCCGCTGCGGCCTGATCCTGGCCCGGCACTACCGCGTCCGCCACCGCGCCCGCCGCGCCCTGGCCGGCCTGCCGGCCACCCTCGCCGTGCTGCCCGATCCGGACCCGTACGCGTACGCCCTGCCCGGCGCCCCGGGGCGGGTGGTGGTCTCCACCGGGATGCTCGACTGCCTCGATCCGGCCGAACGCCGGGCCCTGATCGCCCACGAGCGGGCCCACCTGACCGGCCGTCACCACCGCTTCCTGCTCACCTCCCAACTCGCGGCGGGCCTCAACCCCTTCCTCCGCCCGCTGCGCACCGCCGTCGCCTTCGGCACCGAACGCTGGGCCGACGAGGACGCGGCCCAGGCCGTCGGCGACCGCCGCCTCACCGCCCGCGCCGTCGGCAAGGCCGCCCTGCACACCCACCGCACCCCCCACCCCGGCCTCGCCGCCTTCGCCGAATCCGGCCCCGTCCCCCGCCGCGTGGCCGCCCTCCTCGCCCCCGTCCCCCCGTCCCACCACTGGCCCCCACCCCACACCCCCACCGCCCTGGCCACCCTCATCGCCGCCGCCGGCACCGCCGCCTCGGCCGCCTCCGCCACCAACGCGGCCATCGCCCTCCTCCTCGTCCTCAAGGCCGCCACCCCGCTCTAG
- a CDS encoding BlaI/MecI/CopY family transcriptional regulator, with the protein MGEDRTAPATARHQRARRRGQGELEAQVLGALRRAPGAATAGWVQQHLDGDLAYTTVVTILSRLHTKGAVSRSRSGRSYVWLAAADEAGLAALRMRRVLDSEDDRGAVLASFVSALLPHDEELLRTLLADAGPEEHGRQG; encoded by the coding sequence GTGGGAGAGGACAGGACGGCCCCCGCCACCGCGCGGCACCAGCGCGCCCGCCGCCGCGGCCAGGGCGAGTTGGAGGCCCAGGTGCTCGGCGCCCTCCGCCGCGCCCCGGGCGCGGCCACCGCCGGCTGGGTGCAGCAGCACCTCGACGGCGACCTCGCCTACACCACCGTGGTCACCATCCTCTCCCGCCTGCACACCAAGGGCGCCGTCTCCCGCAGCCGTTCGGGCCGCTCCTACGTCTGGCTGGCCGCCGCCGACGAGGCCGGGCTGGCCGCGCTGCGGATGCGCCGCGTGCTCGACAGCGAGGACGACCGCGGCGCCGTCCTGGCGAGCTTCGTCTCGGCCCTGCTCCCGCACGACGAGGAGCTGCTCCGCACCCTCCTCGCCGATGCCGGCCCCGAAGAGCACGGCCGCCAGGGCTGA
- a CDS encoding TerD family protein — translation MGVTLAKGGNVSLTKEAPGLTAVSVGLGWQARTTTGADYDLDASALLCGPTGKVISDLHFVFFNNLSSPDGSVQHTGDELAGGTGEDDDETINVDLSMVPAEVAKIVFPVSIYEADTRGQTFGQVRNAYIRVVNRADGRELARYDLTEDASTETAMLFGELYRYGAEWKFRAVGQGYASGLRGIALDFGVNV, via the coding sequence GTGGGAGTCACACTCGCCAAGGGCGGCAACGTCTCGCTGACCAAGGAGGCGCCGGGGCTGACGGCCGTGTCGGTGGGCCTCGGGTGGCAGGCGCGTACCACCACGGGCGCCGACTACGACCTGGACGCGAGCGCGCTGCTCTGCGGGCCGACCGGGAAGGTCATCTCGGACCTGCACTTCGTGTTCTTCAACAACCTCAGCAGCCCGGACGGGTCCGTGCAGCACACCGGTGACGAGCTAGCCGGTGGCACGGGTGAGGACGACGACGAGACCATCAACGTGGACCTGTCGATGGTGCCCGCCGAGGTCGCGAAGATCGTGTTCCCGGTGTCGATCTACGAGGCCGACACCCGGGGCCAGACCTTCGGTCAGGTCCGCAACGCGTACATCCGGGTGGTCAACCGGGCGGACGGCCGCGAGCTGGCCCGCTACGACCTGACCGAGGACGCCTCCACCGAGACGGCGATGCTCTTCGGGGAGCTCTACCGGTACGGCGCGGAGTGGAAGTTCCGGGCCGTCGGGCAGGGCTACGCCTCCGGGCTGCGCGGGATCGCGCTGGACTTCGGCGTCAACGTCTGA
- a CDS encoding MFS transporter, with protein sequence MRTYRSLFQVPEFPALFAVVTCLVAGGTVTGLALGTLVFDRTGSALLAALSMYGASFAQVLGATTLLSLGDHLPPRRATAGLALIFAATALVLARPGISVAAQLGLVLFVGLVNSVGGAIRWGLVTEILPADGYLLGRSVLSMTSGVVQILGNGLGAALIHLLSPRAALLLSAGLYALGALIARFGLRRRPARATGRPSVSATWRVNRRLLADPAVRAVYLALWLPNGLIVGAEAMFVPYGGAAAGALFMASALGMLAGDTLMGRFVPPAWRGPLLTLAPLLLATPYLAFALHPAPASALALVALASAGFSVSLPLQERLLALTPAEVRGQALGLHTSGMLSCQALAAALAGALAAALTPARTMALMAALSVAVTLTLARRLRTPVAPGRLPSPTQTLTPKSSAIPRSPEA encoded by the coding sequence ATGCGCACGTACCGCTCCCTCTTCCAAGTCCCCGAATTCCCGGCCCTGTTCGCCGTGGTCACCTGTCTGGTGGCCGGCGGCACGGTGACCGGCCTGGCCCTGGGCACCCTGGTCTTCGACCGCACCGGCTCGGCCCTGCTGGCCGCCCTCTCGATGTACGGGGCCTCCTTCGCCCAGGTGCTCGGGGCCACCACCCTGCTCTCCCTCGGCGACCACCTGCCACCGCGCCGGGCCACCGCCGGCCTCGCCCTGATCTTCGCCGCCACCGCCCTGGTCCTCGCCCGGCCGGGCATCTCGGTGGCGGCGCAGCTGGGCCTGGTGCTCTTCGTGGGCCTGGTCAACTCAGTTGGCGGCGCGATCCGTTGGGGTCTGGTCACCGAGATCCTGCCGGCCGATGGCTACCTGCTCGGGCGCTCGGTGCTCAGCATGACCAGCGGCGTGGTGCAGATCCTCGGCAACGGCCTGGGCGCCGCCCTGATCCACCTGCTCTCGCCCCGCGCGGCCCTGCTGCTCAGCGCGGGCCTGTACGCCCTCGGCGCCCTGATCGCCCGCTTCGGCCTGCGCCGCCGCCCGGCCCGGGCCACCGGCCGGCCCTCGGTCTCGGCCACCTGGCGGGTCAACCGCCGCCTGCTGGCCGATCCGGCCGTCCGCGCGGTCTACCTGGCGCTCTGGCTGCCGAACGGTCTGATCGTGGGCGCGGAGGCGATGTTCGTCCCGTACGGGGGCGCGGCGGCGGGAGCGCTCTTCATGGCCTCGGCGCTCGGCATGCTGGCCGGCGACACCCTGATGGGCCGTTTCGTCCCGCCCGCCTGGCGCGGCCCGCTGCTGACCCTCGCCCCGCTGCTGCTCGCCACGCCCTACCTGGCCTTCGCCCTGCACCCCGCCCCGGCGTCGGCCCTCGCCCTGGTCGCGCTCGCCTCGGCCGGCTTCAGCGTCAGCCTGCCGCTCCAGGAGCGGCTGCTGGCCCTCACCCCGGCCGAAGTCCGGGGCCAGGCCCTGGGCCTGCACACCTCGGGCATGCTCAGCTGCCAGGCGCTGGCCGCAGCCCTCGCGGGCGCCCTGGCGGCGGCCCTCACCCCGGCCCGCACGATGGCGCTGATGGCCGCGCTCTCCGTCGCGGTCACCCTCACCTTGGCCCGGCGCCTCCGCACTCCCGTGGCGCCGGGCCGACTCCCTTCACCGACTCAGACGTTGACGCCGAAGTCCAGCGCGATCCCGCGCAGCCCGGAGGCGTAG
- a CDS encoding helix-turn-helix domain-containing protein, whose amino-acid sequence MGLWLVDADVLARSRFVLSPLIETVAALGVLSDERPEPWQRPWLARHKAAYRTYLAGDPVARAWVGSVLRTRWMPDFVGMPPRPGEGDFAAELARLRATPPERALAEVVYACRGEVPEVLREAELADRIGDLLEWTWEQAVQPDWERRARVYQADVVSRISLLAREGWAAAVAGLLPQMRWLGDGRLRINESDRPDRDLAGAELVFVPSSARRGWVAWDLPERYAVIYPASGVLAAPTGAAAPAALGRLLGGTRAGLLARLEPPHSTSQLAAVTGLGIGTVGDHLRVLLDAGLVARRRSGASVLYYRTELGERLLGAGAGS is encoded by the coding sequence GTGGGGCTCTGGCTGGTGGATGCGGACGTGCTGGCGCGCAGCCGGTTCGTGCTGTCGCCGTTGATCGAGACGGTGGCCGCGCTGGGGGTGCTGAGCGACGAGCGGCCGGAGCCCTGGCAGCGGCCCTGGCTGGCGCGGCACAAGGCGGCGTACCGGACCTACCTGGCCGGGGATCCGGTGGCGCGGGCCTGGGTGGGGTCGGTGCTGCGGACGCGGTGGATGCCGGATTTCGTCGGGATGCCGCCGCGGCCCGGGGAGGGCGACTTCGCGGCGGAGTTGGCCCGCTTGCGGGCCACGCCGCCGGAGCGGGCGCTGGCGGAGGTGGTGTACGCCTGCCGGGGCGAGGTGCCGGAGGTGTTGCGGGAGGCCGAACTGGCCGACCGGATCGGCGACTTGCTGGAGTGGACCTGGGAGCAGGCGGTGCAGCCGGACTGGGAGCGGCGGGCCCGGGTCTACCAGGCGGACGTGGTGAGCCGGATCAGCCTGCTGGCCCGGGAGGGGTGGGCGGCGGCGGTGGCGGGGCTGCTGCCCCAGATGCGGTGGCTGGGGGACGGGCGGCTGCGGATCAACGAATCGGACCGGCCGGACCGGGACTTGGCGGGTGCCGAGCTGGTCTTCGTGCCGAGCAGCGCCCGGCGGGGGTGGGTGGCCTGGGACCTTCCGGAGCGGTACGCGGTGATCTATCCGGCCTCGGGGGTACTGGCTGCGCCGACGGGGGCTGCGGCGCCGGCGGCGCTCGGCCGGTTGCTCGGCGGCACCCGGGCGGGGTTGCTGGCGCGGCTCGAACCGCCGCACAGCACCAGCCAGTTGGCGGCGGTGACCGGGCTGGGGATCGGGACGGTGGGGGATCACCTGCGGGTGCTGCTGGACGCGGGGTTGGTGGCGCGACGGCGGTCGGGGGCGTCGGTGCTGTACTACCGGACGGAGTTGGGGGAGCGGTTGCTGGGGGCGGGCGCGGGGAGCTGA